The segment AATACCAAGCAGAATGTGCATTACATTACCGCCGTGCTGCAGCGCTTCGGCTACGATGCCGACGAACTGTCCGGTGATCTGGCCCAGAACAAGCGCGAGCATGTTCTGAACCGCATCCGCCAGGGCAATCTGCGCTTCCTGGTGGTCACGGACGTGGCCGCTCGCGGCATCGACATCCCGGACCTCTCCCACGTTTTCCTGTACGAGCCTCCCGAAGACCACGAGGTCTATATCCACCGCGCCGGACGCACTGGACGCGCCGGAGCCTCGGGCGAGGTCATCTCGCTGGTGGACGTCATGGAGAAGTTTGCGCTGGAACGCATCGGCAAGATGTACAAGATCAACTTCGACAAACGTGAGCTGCCCACGGACGAAGACGTTCAGGGCATCATCACCGAGCGCATGACAGCCCTGCTCGAGGCCCGCCTGCGTGGCCTGGACAACGTGCAGCGCGAACGTCTGGTGCGCACCGTGGGACTGGCAAAAATCCTGGGCGAATCCGAGGACGGCCTGGCACTGATTGCCATGCTCCTGGACGACATCTACCAGGGTACCCTGACCACCGCACCAGTGACTCCCCCCAGTCCTGCCCCTGCTCGCACCACCCCTCCCCGAACCGAGCGTTCATCCGGTCAGGACAGGGAACGGGATGGCAGTGCCAAGCGCAGCCGTGGCCGCAGGCGACCGGGCAAACCCGCTGCACGGGGTGACCAGCCTCGCCAACGCCGTGAACAGTCCGACGATCAGGGTTCCAGGCAAAACACGCGCAGGCAACCCGCCCAGGCCAAGCAGCCTGTGCAGGGCAAACAGCCCGCGCAAGACAAATCCGCCGCCCCCGAGGGCGAAGATAAGCCAAAGCCCAAACGGCGCCGCAGGCGCCGCCCCAGACGTCGTGGTCCCAGACCCGACGGCGGTGGCGGTGACAGCGGTGCCAACGGCAACAGCATCCCGCCGATCAAGGATGTGAATGGCAACAAGTAACTATAAAGCCCCTGTGAAAGCAGGGGCTTTTTTCATGTTCAACACCTTAACTATAAAAAACAGACAGCCCAATTCCACCCACCTAATGTGATATCAACATGGTTATCAAACCATACAAATCATAGGTTCTGACATAGGCCGAGCAAGGCATTTATATCCCAAAAGACTTACCCTAGACAGAGAAAAGGGTCCGAGATCGTGGTCAACAGTGGGGAGATGCCAGGCGCAAAAACGGCCCCGGCTCGAAGCGTATCCACACATACGTGAGAGTCGGGGGACGCTTGCAGTAACGCCGCAGATGCCCGCTGCTCATCACGGCGGTCAGCGATCCGACCACAGGACGCGGGCCCCCTTGATGGTGAGACGAGCGAGTGGAGCGCCTTTGAACGCTAATACCGCGAATTTGCCCTTGCCCGGTGCAGGAAGGCTCTGCCCAGATAACAAGCGTTCGATCTCGGCCACCTCGGAGGTATCGAGCACCGGAGCGCCTGAGGTGGGCAGCAGAGCGCGCACGCGGGGATGGGGGCGGAAGCGGGGTCCCGTGAATTTACCCAGCAGATAGCCCTGCCAGCGCAAGGCCGCAGGCAACAGGGCTCGGGCGTGGTCGTGCACGAAAAAGACGTTGTCCTTGAAGCGCATCATCAGGCCCGGGGGCAGAGTTTCGGCCTGAACCCCAGCCTCGGCACAAGCCTGTTGCTCGGCGCTGGACAGGGCACGGCCCGGAAGCTCTGCGGTTTCTGGACGGACGGCATCATCGGGATTGCCCGGCTTGATGAAGCGGGACAGGAAAAATCCCTGACTGCCTGAGGCCTGACCATCCACCCGGAACACGCCCTCGGTGCCGGGAATACTTGTGGGATCGGCGCCAAAGCCTTCGGGCGGGGTGATGGGATCGAGCACAAGCCCCAGTTCATCCATGGCGTAACGGGCCTGTTCCTCGTTCTCACGCGGATTGGTGGTGCAGGTGGAATACATCAGCACACCGCCGGGGACCAATAAGTCGGCGGCATGAGCCAGAAGCTCGCGCTGCAGACGGACCAGGGGCTCGGTTTTTTCTTCACGCCAGATGGTCATCACGCCCGGATTCTTGTCCACCGTGCCCCAGCCCGAGCAGGGAGGGTCCAGCAGGATGGCGGGCCATGATTCAGACACCAGAGGCATCTTCTCGCCTGATTCACAGCAAGTGGCACTGCAAACGGAATTCATGCGATGCAGGTTGCGACGAAGGGTTTCCAGGCGGGAACGGTTGGGCTCATTGCCCAGCACAAACCCCTCGCGTCCGGCAAGCAGGCCCAGCAGACTGGTCTTGCCACCAGGGCTGGCACACATGTCCAATACCGGCTGCCCGGGAGTCGGGTTCAACAGCAGCGGGGGCAGCATGGAGGACTTGTCCTGAATATAAATCAGGCCAAAGGAGGCCGCCAGGCTGGAGCCCAAGGGAACAGGCTCGTCAACCACACGCCGGGCCAGAGGCGAAAACGGCTCGGAGGCCCAGGAATAGCCCTGAGCCCTGAGCAATTCGTCTGCCAGATCGGCCTCTTGTGGCAGACAGGCCAAGCGGAATGTCCGCCCTTGATGTATTGCAGAATCGTTCATGATTGTTTTGATTATCCTTCTGGCCAATGATCCCGGCCAGCGGCAAAGGTAGCCTCGAATGCCACGGAGCACAACGCTTTTGCCCCCCATCCGCTGGGTCAGGATTACTTTGCGTCCCGATGAAGAAGGTGCTACACAGGGTCTTCATTTTATATGGAATGAACCGGACCGACCCCCGGAACATCACATTTATTTACATTTTGGACATATCTTTTCACAAACGCCTTGGATTATGAAGTGAACAGACGTTCACCAATCCATCGACAAGGAGCTGCATACATGGCTTGTTTCCGCATCCTGGCCGCGGTTTTCACGGCTCTCATCCTGATGACCCCCATGAGTGTCCGGGCCCAGGAGCCCGCCAAATCCTTTGCCGTCACGCCGTTTACCATCAACGGCCCGGACAAGTACGCCTACCTGTCCCGCGGTATTCAGGACATGATGATTTCCAGGCTGACCTGGGAGGATCACTTCCAGCATATCGGCAAGGACAAGCTGGAAACCACCACGGCTCCGACCTCCGACAGCCAGGCCGTGGCCGCCCGCTCCAGCGTGGGCAGCGACTATCTGGTCTGGGGCAGCGTAACCATCATGGGCGACCAGTGCAGCGTGGATGTGCGCACCACCGGACCTGACGGTAGCACCTGGCCCGCAAGCGACCAGACCTCCATCAGTGGCTTGATCCCCAGCCTGGAAAAGACCGCCAAGGCCATCAGCGCCAGGGTCTTCAAACGCCCCGAGCCCGAAGCCCAGGCCGATTCCGAACAGATCAACCGCATGAATCCGGACCTGATCCATAACGAGACCAGTCCGACCCAGGAATTCTACATCAACCCGCAGTTCCGCTACCAGGGTGGCACCGACTCTCCTGGCCGCTGGCGCAGCCCGTCCCTGCCCTTTGTCTCGCGCGGCATGATCGTGGGCGACCCTGACGGCGACGGCGTGAACGAGTTGATCTTCATCTCCAAGCATGCGGTCTATGTTTACCGCGTGGCCGACGAAAAATTCGTGAAGCTTGACGAAGTCAGACCCGGAGGCCGGACCGAGTTGCTGAATATCAGCCTGCTGGACATCAATCATGATGGCAAGCAGGAGATCATCATCTCCGGTTACTACAGCGAGAAGGCCGATTCCTTTATCCTGAATTTCGAAAACGACAAGCTTGTCGTCACCGAAGCCCATCTTCCGCTGTTCCTGCGTGTTGCCAAGCTGCCACCCCTGTTCCAGCCCACACTGGTGGGACAGAAGGTCACCGAGACCAACGTCCTGGTGGGTGATGTGTACGAAGTCACCAAGATCGGCGGCAAGTTCACTCTGGGTACCCGCGTGCCCCTGCCCGAAGACTCCAATGTCTTCAACTTCACCTATCTGCCCACCAAGGGTGATGAGTACAAGGTGCTGCAGGTCAACAACGAGGACCGCATCGAAGTCTACACCCCGCGTTTCGACCTCCAGACTGTGACCTACGATCAATATGCCGGATCTGCCATCGGCTTCGAGATCCCTGACACCATCAAGGGCTTCAGCACCAACAAGGACCAGTTCACCAACTGGTACTACATCCCGCTGCGCCTGATCATCAGCGACCTGGATGGCGACGGCGTGAATGAGATTCTGGTCAACAAGAATATCTCCACCGCAGCCCAATTCTTCAAGAGCTATCGCTTCTTCCCCAACGGCGAAATTCACTCCCTGTTCTGGGATGGCGTGGGCATGTCCCTGGCCTGGAAGACCCGCCGCATCAAGGGCAGCGTGGTTGACTACGGTCTGGGTGACCTCAATAACGATGGCGTGCAAGACATGTACGTCTGTCTGAATACGCACCCCGG is part of the Desulfovibrio ferrophilus genome and harbors:
- a CDS encoding DEAD/DEAH box helicase codes for the protein MEFTFEEVPEETPVAVEPAAERASYTQQFAETRPDEVMEPDNALPEMTLEQLPERLREACVHAGWDKLMPVQALSMPYLMARRDLMIQSRTGSGKTGSFLLPILDRVDTSLAQCQALVLVPTRELAQQVAREAQLLTGDAGMRVASVYGGTGYGPQLDALREGAHLVVGTPGRVLDHLLRRSLTLDDIQILVFDEADRMLSIGFYQDMKQVQSYMPGRKVNMFMTSATYPPHVMRLAGDFMDNPQLLSLSHSNVHIAETPHSYYEVKPMEKDRALVRIIEMENPTSAFIFCNTKQNVHYITAVLQRFGYDADELSGDLAQNKREHVLNRIRQGNLRFLVVTDVAARGIDIPDLSHVFLYEPPEDHEVYIHRAGRTGRAGASGEVISLVDVMEKFALERIGKMYKINFDKRELPTDEDVQGIITERMTALLEARLRGLDNVQRERLVRTVGLAKILGESEDGLALIAMLLDDIYQGTLTTAPVTPPSPAPARTTPPRTERSSGQDRERDGSAKRSRGRRRPGKPAARGDQPRQRREQSDDQGSRQNTRRQPAQAKQPVQGKQPAQDKSAAPEGEDKPKPKRRRRRRPRRRGPRPDGGGGDSGANGNSIPPIKDVNGNK
- a CDS encoding FG-GAP repeat domain-containing protein, whose translation is MACFRILAAVFTALILMTPMSVRAQEPAKSFAVTPFTINGPDKYAYLSRGIQDMMISRLTWEDHFQHIGKDKLETTTAPTSDSQAVAARSSVGSDYLVWGSVTIMGDQCSVDVRTTGPDGSTWPASDQTSISGLIPSLEKTAKAISARVFKRPEPEAQADSEQINRMNPDLIHNETSPTQEFYINPQFRYQGGTDSPGRWRSPSLPFVSRGMIVGDPDGDGVNELIFISKHAVYVYRVADEKFVKLDEVRPGGRTELLNISLLDINHDGKQEIIISGYYSEKADSFILNFENDKLVVTEAHLPLFLRVAKLPPLFQPTLVGQKVTETNVLVGDVYEVTKIGGKFTLGTRVPLPEDSNVFNFTYLPTKGDEYKVLQVNNEDRIEVYTPRFDLQTVTYDQYAGSAIGFEIPDTIKGFSTNKDQFTNWYYIPLRLIISDLDGDGVNEILVNKNISTAAQFFKSYRFFPNGEIHSLFWDGVGMSLAWKTRRIKGSVVDYGLGDLNNDGVQDMYVCLNTHPGATGIKARRTTVTAYPLDMSKTNTKLDREAE
- a CDS encoding RsmB/NOP family class I SAM-dependent RNA methyltransferase, with the protein product MNDSAIHQGRTFRLACLPQEADLADELLRAQGYSWASEPFSPLARRVVDEPVPLGSSLAASFGLIYIQDKSSMLPPLLLNPTPGQPVLDMCASPGGKTSLLGLLAGREGFVLGNEPNRSRLETLRRNLHRMNSVCSATCCESGEKMPLVSESWPAILLDPPCSGWGTVDKNPGVMTIWREEKTEPLVRLQRELLAHAADLLVPGGVLMYSTCTTNPRENEEQARYAMDELGLVLDPITPPEGFGADPTSIPGTEGVFRVDGQASGSQGFFLSRFIKPGNPDDAVRPETAELPGRALSSAEQQACAEAGVQAETLPPGLMMRFKDNVFFVHDHARALLPAALRWQGYLLGKFTGPRFRPHPRVRALLPTSGAPVLDTSEVAEIERLLSGQSLPAPGKGKFAVLAFKGAPLARLTIKGARVLWSDR